Proteins encoded in a region of the Salipiger sp. CCB-MM3 genome:
- a CDS encoding glycosyltransferase family 2 protein — MSNLSDLPSVLIVSLNYRTPQMTLRSVRAALRAMDGLRAELVIVDNDSGDGSYEVMKQALDTETWAQGAPLRLIRSERNGGFGAGNNIGIRAGLSDGSRPDYVYLLNSDAFPAPEAIRALLAHLEAHPEAGFAGSYIHGEDGAAHMTAFRFPSIASEFEGAIRFGPVSRLLRRKVVPMPVPAGTQAVDWLAGASIMMRQSVLDQIGLFDEAFFLYFEETELCLRAARAGHATHYVRGSEVMHIGSVSTGMKRWSRIPGFWLDSRWHYFSKTRGRGYAAAATLAHLAGGLMWRLRRVLQRKPRVDPPHFLRDLAWHDLKALVRPGPARAVPAGTARRAAKVE, encoded by the coding sequence ATGTCCAACCTGTCTGACCTGCCTAGCGTCCTCATCGTCTCGCTCAACTACCGCACGCCGCAGATGACCCTGCGCTCGGTGCGTGCGGCGCTGCGCGCGATGGACGGGCTGCGGGCCGAGCTTGTGATCGTCGACAACGACAGCGGCGACGGATCTTACGAGGTGATGAAGCAGGCGCTCGATACCGAAACCTGGGCGCAGGGCGCGCCGCTGCGGCTGATCCGCTCGGAGCGCAACGGCGGCTTCGGCGCGGGCAATAATATCGGCATCCGCGCTGGCCTGAGCGATGGCAGCCGCCCCGACTACGTCTATCTGCTGAACTCCGATGCCTTCCCCGCGCCAGAGGCGATCCGCGCGCTGCTGGCGCATCTCGAGGCGCATCCCGAGGCGGGCTTTGCCGGCAGCTACATCCATGGCGAGGATGGCGCGGCGCATATGACCGCCTTCCGCTTCCCGTCGATCGCCTCCGAGTTCGAAGGCGCCATCCGCTTTGGCCCGGTCTCGCGGCTGCTGCGGCGCAAGGTGGTGCCGATGCCTGTCCCCGCGGGGACACAGGCGGTGGACTGGCTGGCCGGGGCCTCGATCATGATGCGGCAAAGCGTGCTGGATCAGATCGGCCTCTTTGACGAGGCCTTCTTCCTCTACTTCGAGGAAACCGAGCTTTGTCTGCGCGCCGCCCGCGCCGGACACGCAACCCACTACGTGCGCGGCAGCGAGGTGATGCACATCGGCTCGGTCTCCACGGGGATGAAGCGCTGGTCGCGGATTCCCGGTTTCTGGCTCGACAGCCGTTGGCACTATTTTTCCAAGACCCGCGGGCGCGGCTATGCGGCGGCGGCGACGCTGGCGCATCTGGCGGGCGGGCTCATGTGGCGGCTGCGCCGGGTGCTGCAGCGCAAACCGCGGGTCGATCCGCCGCATTTCCTGCGCGACCTCGCGTGGCATGACCTAAAGGCACTGGTCCGGCCCGGACCGGCCCGCGCCGTCCCCGCGGGGACAGCCCGCAGAGCGGCGAAAGTGGAGTGA
- a CDS encoding type I polyketide synthase: protein MAAHLPGAADIAAYWDNLREGRRSIRRFTEEELRAAGEDPGLLRHRDYVPFGAPLDGFEMFDAEFFGFAPKDAAIMDPQHRQFLETAWEALESAGHVPENFEGPVGVFGGVGMGSYFYVNLCSNPDLVDSTGMFLLRHTGNDKDFLTTRLSYVLDLHGPSVNVQTACSTSLVATHFAVQALLNGECDMALAGGVTIELPQMRGYLYRENEILSPDGECHAFDHRAQGTVFGSGAGVVVLRRLADAQRDGDHIWAVIKGSAINNDGAGKAGYLAPSVDGQAQAIAEAQAVAGISADTVEYVECHGTGTYLGDPIEVAALTQAFSESGSKQGHCRIGSVKTNIGHLDTAAGVASLIKTSLALHHGQMPPSLGFEAPNPAIDFENSPFVVNDRLTAWQRSDHPRRAGVNSLGVGGTNAHVVLEEAPLRPASEASDWPFQILTLSGRSKAALDENAKRLAAHLRAHPEQPLADVAFTLKEGRRAFEKRRIVVAENHEEAARLLEEDSPRRVHSHSVLDRPDVAFLFPGGGAQYAGMARDLYETEPVFADWMDRGLTALAEITDADIRALWLPKPDAKAAADEALKKPSLQLPLILICEVALAKLWISWGITPAALSGHSMGENTAACIAGVMSFEDCIGLVHLRGRLFDTVPAGGMLSVSLPAEKLQGYLGDDLDLGAVNAPELSVASGPAEALKSLEQRLKAEGIDCQRIAIDIAAHSRMLEPILDQFRAYLRSIDLSPPQIPLTSNRSGAWMTDAEATSPDYWVEHLRGTVLFADCVATLAETQNRVFLEVGPGKALSSLARQHPDVPGQQVLSSLRHPDEQIGDDRFMFEVLGRLWALGAEIDWGQVWGDARRNRVVLPSYAFQRAPYFIAPGKAQTASAPQFLMRSDDISGWGWAPHWRPRAAETPVDVTDDLASAEPQVWLMFMDEAGLAARCAARLSAAGHEVIEVRPGDAFTRLSDRSYILPPERGREGYDLLLQDLSLRGHVPTRIAHFWLVTEGERHRPGSSFFHRVQEQGFYSLLFLAQAIAEENLPRPLPLTVLTTGAAKLRDEAFVHPGKATIAGPARVIPRELPGVSALTLDLMLPEPAQGGLLTRRKAEAAREAAFTQLTDLVLEDLLAEPKDASAALRGGRRFECAMKPVPLPEGAPQPGPGTYLLTGGFGGIGLSLGMAFAQHGAKLVLVARRALPARADWPDYLARHAPQDPLARRIRAVQALEEAGAEVLVIAADVCNRAQLQAVREAAEARFGRITGVIHGAGVIDDAPLLTKTSASVEDVFTPKIHGTQVLGEVFPDGACDWMVLFSSSSTVTAPAGQVDYVAANAYLNAFAEARAGGKTRVTAINWGIWNEVGMAAEAVAARSGDLPEPPVEPTGLPLLGDATFDAHGNRLFTSTLSADDWIIDEHRTRAGNALLPGTGYLTLAAHALKAQREEQPFEIRDLSFLRPLRVSEGGSRDMRLRLTRKDEGYGFEVLADATLGGRRGFALTAQATLALLPMARPALLDLSAIRARCAAPMRAPQGSKLVAAQEVQLDFGPRWKVLDARALGQGEGIAELSLAPEAAQDGCLLHPALLDIATGWAMELIEGWQPTHLWVPVSYARVRVHAPLPDRIVSWVRNAAGNRAEAETASFDVTLCAPDGAVLMEISGFTIRRLASPDLLQSPPRLTAAELEVDEGSAAQPLSAAEERLAHNLSQGILPAEGVEAFARALQLGLPQVVVSSMDLDQLTRQTAASTAEKAEGQKFDRPQLDGDFVAPEGEIERTLAGFWEDLLGVQNVGAEDSFFDLGGHSLIAVRLFAMVKKAFRVDFPISVLFEAPTIRTCAALIAAQTGHSGDMGDTSATKPAAPERRFTHLVPMHNGEGGPRTPFFLVAGMFGNVLNLRHLAHLLGADRPFYGLQAKGLYGGEAPHDSIEATARDYIAEMRQVQPEGPYMVGGFSGGGITAYEIARQLEAMGEEVSLCVLLDTPLPTRRPLERADRLRIQWQEARAKGALYPLIWARNRIRWEIAKRRTSAETATQHAFHNAEIEAAFLAAVARYEVRPWQGNLVLYRPPLVGKWRVGGGRMVNSERAYVLEDNDWRQFVPHVAVHEVPGDHDSMVLEPNVRVLAAQMRQAIAEAEAGHLGSAVLPFASPHAAE from the coding sequence ATGGCCGCGCATCTTCCCGGGGCCGCCGACATTGCCGCCTATTGGGACAACCTGCGCGAAGGCCGCCGTTCCATCCGCCGCTTCACCGAAGAGGAACTGCGCGCCGCGGGCGAGGATCCGGGTCTGCTGCGCCACCGCGACTATGTGCCCTTCGGCGCGCCGCTCGACGGTTTCGAGATGTTTGACGCCGAGTTCTTTGGCTTTGCCCCCAAAGACGCGGCGATCATGGATCCGCAGCACCGGCAGTTCCTTGAAACTGCATGGGAGGCGCTGGAAAGCGCCGGTCACGTGCCCGAGAATTTCGAAGGGCCGGTCGGCGTCTTCGGCGGCGTCGGCATGGGCAGCTATTTCTACGTCAACCTGTGCTCGAACCCCGATCTGGTCGACAGCACCGGCATGTTCCTGCTGCGCCATACCGGCAACGACAAGGACTTCCTGACCACCCGCCTCAGCTATGTGCTCGATCTGCACGGGCCCTCGGTCAATGTGCAGACCGCCTGTTCCACCTCGCTTGTCGCCACCCATTTCGCCGTGCAGGCGCTGCTCAACGGCGAATGCGACATGGCGCTGGCGGGCGGGGTGACGATCGAACTGCCGCAGATGCGCGGCTATCTCTACCGCGAGAACGAGATCCTCTCGCCCGACGGCGAATGCCACGCCTTCGACCACCGCGCGCAGGGCACGGTCTTTGGCTCTGGCGCCGGGGTGGTGGTGCTGCGCCGTCTGGCCGATGCGCAGCGGGACGGCGATCACATCTGGGCGGTGATCAAAGGCTCTGCCATCAACAACGACGGCGCGGGCAAGGCGGGCTATCTGGCGCCGTCGGTGGACGGTCAGGCCCAAGCCATCGCCGAGGCGCAGGCCGTGGCGGGCATCAGTGCCGACACGGTGGAGTATGTCGAATGCCACGGCACCGGCACCTATCTGGGCGATCCCATCGAGGTGGCCGCGCTGACGCAGGCCTTCTCGGAAAGCGGCTCTAAACAGGGCCATTGCCGCATCGGTTCGGTCAAAACCAACATCGGCCATCTCGACACCGCCGCCGGTGTGGCGAGCCTGATCAAGACCTCGCTGGCGCTGCATCACGGGCAGATGCCGCCCTCGCTGGGCTTCGAGGCTCCCAACCCGGCCATCGATTTCGAAAACTCTCCCTTTGTGGTGAACGACAGGCTCACCGCATGGCAGCGCAGCGACCATCCGCGCCGCGCCGGGGTCAACTCGCTGGGCGTCGGCGGCACCAATGCGCATGTGGTGCTGGAAGAGGCGCCGCTGCGCCCCGCGTCCGAAGCCAGCGACTGGCCGTTCCAGATCCTCACGCTTTCGGGGCGCAGCAAGGCGGCGCTGGACGAGAACGCGAAACGCCTCGCCGCGCATCTGCGCGCCCACCCCGAGCAGCCGCTCGCCGATGTGGCCTTCACGCTCAAAGAGGGCCGCCGCGCCTTTGAAAAGCGCCGTATCGTCGTCGCTGAAAACCATGAAGAAGCGGCGCGCCTGCTCGAAGAAGACAGCCCCCGCCGCGTGCATTCGCATAGCGTGCTTGATCGCCCCGACGTGGCCTTCCTGTTCCCCGGCGGCGGTGCGCAATACGCCGGGATGGCGCGCGATCTTTACGAAACAGAGCCTGTTTTCGCCGATTGGATGGATCGCGGCCTGACCGCGCTTGCCGAGATCACCGATGCTGACATCCGCGCGCTCTGGCTGCCCAAGCCCGACGCCAAAGCCGCCGCCGATGAGGCGCTGAAAAAGCCATCGCTGCAGCTGCCGCTCATTCTGATCTGCGAGGTGGCGCTGGCCAAGCTCTGGATCAGCTGGGGCATCACCCCCGCCGCGCTCTCGGGCCATTCCATGGGCGAGAACACCGCCGCCTGTATCGCCGGGGTGATGAGCTTTGAAGATTGCATCGGCCTCGTGCATCTGCGCGGGCGGCTCTTTGACACGGTGCCCGCGGGCGGCATGCTCTCGGTCAGCCTTCCGGCGGAAAAGCTGCAGGGCTATCTTGGGGATGATCTCGATCTCGGTGCGGTCAACGCGCCCGAGCTGTCGGTGGCCTCTGGCCCCGCAGAGGCTCTGAAATCCCTTGAACAGAGACTGAAAGCAGAGGGCATCGACTGCCAGCGCATCGCCATCGACATCGCCGCGCACAGCCGCATGCTCGAGCCGATCCTTGATCAGTTCCGCGCCTATCTGCGCTCCATCGACCTCAGCCCGCCGCAGATCCCGCTGACCTCGAACCGCAGCGGCGCGTGGATGACCGACGCAGAGGCCACCAGCCCCGATTATTGGGTCGAGCATCTGCGCGGCACCGTCCTTTTCGCCGACTGTGTCGCCACGCTGGCCGAGACGCAGAACCGTGTCTTCCTCGAGGTCGGACCGGGCAAGGCGCTGTCGTCGCTGGCCCGCCAGCATCCCGATGTGCCGGGTCAGCAGGTGCTGAGCTCGCTGCGCCATCCTGACGAGCAGATCGGCGACGACAGGTTCATGTTCGAAGTGCTGGGCCGCCTGTGGGCGCTGGGCGCAGAGATCGACTGGGGTCAGGTCTGGGGCGATGCCCGCCGCAATCGCGTGGTGCTGCCCAGCTATGCCTTCCAGCGCGCGCCCTATTTCATCGCGCCGGGCAAGGCGCAGACCGCCAGCGCGCCGCAGTTCCTGATGCGCAGCGATGACATCTCGGGCTGGGGCTGGGCACCGCATTGGCGGCCGCGCGCCGCCGAGACGCCGGTCGATGTGACCGACGACCTCGCCAGTGCAGAGCCGCAGGTCTGGCTGATGTTCATGGACGAGGCCGGGCTCGCCGCCCGCTGCGCCGCGCGTCTCAGCGCCGCCGGGCATGAGGTGATCGAGGTGCGCCCCGGCGATGCCTTCACGCGCCTGTCCGACCGCTCTTATATCCTGCCGCCCGAGCGCGGGCGCGAGGGCTATGATCTGCTGCTGCAGGACCTGTCCCTGCGCGGCCATGTGCCGACCCGCATCGCGCATTTCTGGCTGGTCACCGAGGGCGAGAGGCATCGCCCCGGCTCCAGCTTCTTTCACCGGGTGCAGGAGCAGGGGTTCTATTCGCTGCTCTTTCTCGCGCAGGCCATCGCCGAGGAAAACCTGCCGCGCCCGCTGCCGCTGACGGTGCTGACCACCGGCGCGGCGAAGCTGCGGGACGAGGCCTTCGTGCATCCCGGCAAGGCGACCATCGCCGGCCCCGCCCGCGTCATTCCGCGCGAACTGCCGGGGGTGAGCGCGCTGACGCTGGATCTGATGCTGCCAGAGCCCGCGCAGGGCGGGCTGCTGACCCGCCGCAAGGCCGAGGCGGCGCGCGAGGCCGCCTTCACGCAGCTGACCGATCTGGTGCTCGAGGATCTGCTGGCCGAGCCCAAGGATGCCAGCGCCGCGCTGCGCGGCGGACGCCGTTTCGAATGCGCCATGAAGCCGGTGCCGCTGCCGGAAGGTGCGCCGCAGCCGGGGCCGGGCACCTATCTGCTCACCGGCGGTTTCGGCGGCATTGGCCTGTCGCTGGGCATGGCCTTCGCCCAACATGGCGCCAAGCTGGTGCTCGTCGCCCGCCGTGCGCTGCCCGCGCGCGCGGACTGGCCCGACTACCTCGCCCGCCACGCGCCGCAGGATCCGCTCGCCCGCCGCATCCGCGCGGTGCAGGCGCTGGAAGAGGCCGGGGCCGAGGTCTTGGTCATCGCCGCCGACGTCTGCAACCGCGCGCAACTGCAGGCGGTGCGCGAGGCCGCCGAGGCGCGCTTTGGCCGGATCACCGGGGTCATCCACGGCGCCGGGGTCATCGACGACGCGCCGCTGCTGACCAAGACGTCCGCCTCGGTCGAGGATGTCTTCACGCCAAAGATCCACGGCACGCAGGTGCTGGGCGAGGTCTTCCCCGATGGTGCCTGCGACTGGATGGTGCTGTTCTCGTCGTCCTCCACCGTCACCGCGCCCGCAGGGCAGGTGGATTACGTCGCCGCCAACGCCTATCTCAACGCCTTCGCCGAGGCCCGCGCCGGGGGCAAGACCCGGGTCACCGCGATCAATTGGGGCATCTGGAACGAGGTCGGCATGGCCGCCGAGGCGGTGGCCGCGCGCAGCGGCGATCTGCCCGAGCCGCCGGTCGAGCCCACCGGCCTGCCGCTGCTGGGCGATGCCACCTTCGACGCCCATGGCAACCGTCTCTTCACCAGCACGCTCTCTGCCGATGACTGGATCATCGACGAGCACCGCACCCGCGCCGGGAACGCGCTGCTGCCCGGCACCGGCTATCTGACCCTTGCCGCCCACGCGCTGAAGGCGCAGCGCGAGGAACAGCCTTTCGAGATTCGCGACCTGTCGTTCCTGCGCCCGCTGCGGGTGAGCGAGGGCGGCAGCCGGGACATGCGCCTGCGCCTGACCCGCAAGGACGAAGGCTATGGCTTCGAAGTGCTGGCCGATGCCACGCTGGGCGGGCGCCGCGGCTTTGCGCTCACCGCGCAGGCCACGCTGGCGCTGCTGCCCATGGCGCGCCCGGCACTGCTTGATCTTTCGGCCATCCGCGCCCGCTGCGCCGCGCCGATGCGCGCGCCTCAGGGCAGCAAGCTGGTGGCCGCGCAGGAGGTGCAGCTTGACTTCGGGCCGCGTTGGAAGGTGCTGGACGCGCGTGCGCTGGGGCAGGGCGAGGGCATCGCCGAGCTGTCGCTTGCGCCCGAGGCGGCGCAGGACGGCTGCCTGCTGCATCCGGCGCTGCTGGACATCGCCACCGGCTGGGCGATGGAGCTGATCGAGGGCTGGCAGCCCACGCATCTGTGGGTGCCCGTCTCTTACGCCCGCGTCCGCGTGCACGCGCCACTGCCGGATCGCATCGTCTCGTGGGTGCGCAATGCCGCAGGCAACCGCGCCGAGGCCGAGACCGCCAGTTTCGACGTCACGCTCTGCGCCCCCGATGGCGCCGTGCTGATGGAAATCTCGGGCTTCACGATCCGCCGCCTCGCTTCGCCCGATCTGCTGCAGAGCCCGCCGCGGCTCACCGCCGCCGAGCTTGAGGTTGACGAGGGCAGCGCCGCGCAGCCGCTCTCTGCCGCCGAGGAACGGCTCGCCCACAACCTCAGCCAGGGCATCCTGCCCGCCGAAGGGGTCGAGGCCTTTGCCCGCGCGCTGCAGCTTGGGCTGCCGCAGGTGGTGGTCTCGTCGATGGATCTGGATCAGCTGACCCGGCAGACCGCCGCTTCGACCGCCGAAAAGGCCGAGGGTCAGAAGTTCGACCGCCCGCAGCTCGACGGCGATTTCGTCGCGCCCGAGGGCGAGATCGAGCGCACGCTGGCGGGCTTCTGGGAGGATCTGCTGGGCGTGCAGAACGTCGGGGCCGAAGACAGTTTCTTTGACCTCGGCGGCCACAGCCTGATCGCCGTGCGGCTCTTTGCCATGGTCAAAAAGGCCTTCCGCGTCGATTTCCCGATCTCCGTGCTGTTCGAGGCGCCGACGATCCGCACATGCGCCGCGCTCATCGCCGCGCAGACCGGGCACAGCGGCGATATGGGCGACACGAGCGCGACAAAACCCGCCGCGCCCGAGCGCCGCTTCACCCATCTGGTGCCGATGCACAACGGCGAGGGCGGGCCGCGCACGCCCTTCTTCCTCGTGGCGGGGATGTTCGGCAATGTGCTCAACCTGCGCCACCTCGCGCATCTGCTGGGCGCAGACCGTCCGTTCTATGGCCTGCAGGCCAAGGGGCTTTACGGCGGCGAGGCCCCGCATGACAGCATCGAAGCGACGGCCCGCGACTATATCGCCGAGATGCGGCAGGTGCAGCCCGAAGGCCCCTATATGGTCGGCGGCTTCTCTGGCGGCGGCATCACCGCCTATGAGATCGCCCGCCAGCTTGAAGCGATGGGCGAGGAGGTCTCGCTCTGCGTCCTGCTCGACACGCCGCTGCCCACGCGCCGCCCGCTGGAGCGCGCCGACCGGCTGCGCATCCAATGGCAGGAGGCCAGGGCCAAGGGCGCGCTTTACCCGCTGATCTGGGCCCGCAACCGCATCCGCTGGGAGATCGCCAAGCGCCGCACCAGCGCAGAGACCGCCACCCAGCACGCCTTCCACAATGCCGAGATCGAGGCCGCCTTCCTTGCCGCCGTGGCGCGCTATGAGGTGCGGCCGTGGCAGGGCAACCTCGTGCTCTACCGCCCGCCGCTGGTCGGCAAATGGCGGGTCGGCGGCGGCCGCATGGTGAACTCTGAACGCGCCTATGTGCTGGAGGACAACGACTGGCGGCAGTTCGTGCCGCATGTGGCGGTGCATGAAGTGCCGGGCGACCATGATTCCATGGTGCTGGAGCCCAATGTGCGGGTGCTGGCGGCGCAGATGCGGCAGGCCATCGCCGAGGCCGAAGCGGGCCACCTCGGCAGTGCCGTGCTGCCCTTCGCCAGCCCCCATGCGGCGGAGTAG